In Hydrogenovibrio thermophilus, the following are encoded in one genomic region:
- a CDS encoding chemotaxis protein CheW has protein sequence MSADVEAIQDQIEENDGTDDQILSFILGGEEYGVDILRVQEIKGWERTTTIPNAPDYVMGVINLRGAVVPVVDLRVRFGLSDITYDESTVVIILRATDEQTATQKIIGIVVDGVSDVHGIDLHNLQGAPEINGTIHTEYVRGLATVGEKMVIVLHVDELVSAGILSEIKKSLHIDE, from the coding sequence ATGAGCGCTGACGTAGAAGCCATTCAAGATCAAATCGAAGAAAACGACGGAACGGACGATCAGATCCTCAGTTTTATTCTTGGCGGAGAAGAATACGGCGTTGACATTCTTCGTGTACAGGAAATCAAAGGCTGGGAAAGAACCACCACCATTCCGAATGCCCCCGACTATGTCATGGGCGTGATCAACCTGCGCGGCGCCGTCGTACCCGTGGTGGATTTACGCGTGCGTTTCGGGCTGTCCGACATCACTTACGATGAAAGCACCGTCGTCATCATTTTACGCGCCACCGACGAGCAGACCGCCACACAGAAAATCATCGGCATCGTGGTTGACGGCGTCTCGGATGTACACGGTATCGACCTGCATAACTTGCAGGGCGCACCGGAAATCAACGGCACTATTCATACCGAATACGTTAGAGGACTCGCCACCGTCGGCGAAAAGATGGTTATCGTCTTACATGTCGATGAATTGGTCTCTGCGGGCATCCTGTCGGAGATCAAAAAAAGCCTTCATATTGACGAATAA
- a CDS encoding flagellar hook-length control protein FliK — protein sequence MAIGPTSTSIGGSLNLGQTAAQALKLSVGQMLSVTVTKVEGNQVNFNLAGRSFTATSQQSLQAGQQLDVKVTQTKPNVILQIQPRTAPGTPQPNTQQTLQTAYRQLLPNQMPINQGLQQLVQFSQTGLLPANIQSHITSLLEQLFKPSTQTSAKELKNQLLSSGLFLENQLGKTQKPPTSDLKARLLQLLQMTQQTKASDTAEMPKLAKLLSQTLNRITLQQIQAIENPNLLNIQLPLQPNPYIDEMEIDIRRQAKETPDFWEVIVNLTLSSGELSSKLMFMNDEISLSLWADNTNLEQRVRAGLPELQASFQQAAIPLKQVFITQQKPENHPQAQKVALIDLHV from the coding sequence ATGGCAATCGGCCCGACTTCAACATCCATTGGCGGCTCCCTAAACCTTGGACAAACCGCGGCTCAGGCCCTGAAACTGTCTGTAGGCCAAATGCTGTCCGTCACCGTCACCAAAGTGGAAGGCAATCAGGTCAATTTCAACCTCGCCGGGCGCAGCTTCACCGCTACCAGCCAGCAGAGCTTGCAAGCCGGCCAACAATTGGATGTCAAAGTCACTCAAACCAAACCGAACGTCATTCTGCAAATTCAACCACGTACGGCGCCCGGCACACCTCAACCCAATACCCAACAGACATTGCAAACTGCTTACCGACAACTACTGCCTAATCAGATGCCCATCAACCAAGGGTTGCAGCAACTCGTACAATTCAGCCAAACCGGGTTATTGCCCGCCAATATCCAGTCGCACATCACTTCCCTATTGGAGCAATTGTTCAAGCCTTCGACCCAAACCAGTGCAAAAGAGCTGAAAAACCAACTATTGTCGAGCGGTTTGTTTCTGGAAAACCAGTTAGGCAAAACCCAAAAACCACCAACCAGTGACCTTAAAGCTCGACTATTGCAACTGCTGCAAATGACACAACAGACGAAAGCTTCTGACACCGCAGAAATGCCGAAATTGGCCAAGCTGCTTTCTCAAACCTTGAACCGAATCACCCTGCAACAGATTCAAGCGATTGAAAACCCAAACTTGCTCAACATCCAACTCCCCCTACAGCCTAACCCCTACATCGACGAAATGGAAATCGACATTCGCCGCCAGGCCAAGGAAACACCGGATTTTTGGGAGGTCATCGTCAACTTGACCCTGTCATCCGGTGAACTCTCCAGCAAACTGATGTTTATGAACGACGAAATCTCTCTCAGCCTCTGGGCTGATAATACCAATCTGGAACAGCGTGTCCGGGCAGGCCTTCCGGAACTGCAAGCCAGCTTCCAACAAGCCGCCATCCCGCTGAAACAGGTATTCATCACCCAACAAAAACCGGAAAACCATCCTCAAGCACAAAAAGTCGCTTTAATTGACCTTCACGTCTGA
- a CDS encoding CheR family methyltransferase, which translates to MSEREFDFTEKDFLRVKTVVYDFAGIDLNDSKKNLVYNRLAKRIRFLDMNSFSAYLDYVEEQGEAEFVHLINAITTNLTFFFRENHHFEYLANQVIPMLLEKNKGSKKIRIWSAGCSTGEEPYSIAIVLKEAVPPGWDARVLATDLDTNVVQTGQTGVYKMDRLKGVSDERKKRWFLKGSGSREGYVRVKPELQQIIDFGQINLMNEWPIRDAIDVIFCRNVVIYFDKETQARLFDRYANLLPDNGHLFIGHSESLYKVCDRFELLGQTIYRKIR; encoded by the coding sequence GTGAGTGAAAGGGAATTTGACTTTACTGAAAAAGACTTTTTAAGAGTCAAAACAGTCGTTTATGATTTTGCCGGAATCGATTTGAACGATTCCAAGAAAAATCTTGTCTACAATCGCTTGGCGAAGCGTATCCGCTTTTTGGATATGAACTCCTTCTCCGCATATCTGGATTACGTTGAAGAGCAGGGTGAGGCGGAATTCGTCCATCTGATCAATGCCATCACCACCAATCTGACCTTTTTCTTTCGCGAAAATCATCATTTTGAGTATCTCGCCAATCAAGTCATTCCGATGTTGCTGGAAAAGAACAAAGGGTCGAAAAAAATCCGCATCTGGTCGGCGGGATGTTCCACCGGTGAAGAACCTTATTCCATTGCCATTGTGTTGAAAGAAGCGGTGCCGCCGGGCTGGGATGCGCGTGTTCTCGCAACCGATTTGGACACCAACGTGGTTCAGACCGGACAAACGGGCGTGTATAAAATGGACCGTTTGAAAGGGGTGTCGGACGAACGCAAAAAACGCTGGTTTCTCAAAGGTTCGGGTTCGCGGGAAGGTTATGTGCGCGTGAAACCCGAATTGCAACAGATTATCGATTTCGGTCAAATCAACTTGATGAATGAATGGCCGATTCGAGATGCCATTGATGTGATTTTCTGTCGTAATGTGGTGATTTATTTCGATAAGGAAACCCAGGCGCGTCTGTTTGACCGTTATGCGAACTTGTTGCCGGACAATGGTCATCTATTCATCGGGCATTCCGAATCCTTATATAAAGTGTGCGACCGTTTTGAGTTGCTCGGTCAGACCATTTACCGGAAAATTCGCTGA
- a CDS encoding protein-glutamate methylesterase/protein-glutamine glutaminase, whose protein sequence is MSKVKVLVVDDSALVRSMLQEMLGADPEIEVVGTASDPYDAREKVKELHPDVLTLDVEMPKMDGVTFLKNLMRLHPLPVVMVSTLTEKGADITFEALDLGAVDFVTKPKIDLAHTFEDYAVEIRTKVKTAAKVSRWQLERHYARYASNLKEKPIVLPSVRPAPSKSVAEKYSADVIVQKKSPSATSRISDKIIALGASTGGTEAIKEVLMRLPANTPAIVITQHIPATFSLPFAQRMDTVSEMTVVQAEDRQPILPGHVYIAPGDKHLLVEKAGGGYICRLNDGPPVNRHKPSVDVMFRTVVQNVGKNAVGVLLTGMGADGAKGMKELQEIGVPTIAQDEKTSVVWGMPGEAVKLGAADHVLPLGKVPEKILELVKK, encoded by the coding sequence ATGTCAAAGGTAAAAGTACTCGTCGTCGATGATTCAGCATTGGTCCGATCCATGTTGCAGGAAATGTTGGGCGCCGACCCTGAGATTGAGGTGGTCGGTACGGCCTCCGATCCTTACGATGCCCGTGAAAAGGTCAAGGAGTTGCACCCGGATGTCCTGACCTTGGACGTTGAGATGCCGAAAATGGATGGCGTCACCTTTCTGAAGAATTTGATGCGTTTGCACCCGTTGCCTGTGGTGATGGTGTCCACTCTGACGGAAAAAGGCGCGGACATTACGTTTGAGGCCTTGGATTTGGGGGCGGTGGATTTCGTGACCAAGCCGAAAATCGATTTGGCGCACACCTTTGAAGATTATGCGGTGGAAATCCGTACTAAGGTCAAAACCGCGGCCAAGGTGTCGAGATGGCAGTTAGAGCGTCACTATGCGCGTTATGCCTCCAACCTGAAGGAAAAACCGATTGTATTGCCGTCTGTCCGTCCGGCCCCATCGAAAAGCGTGGCGGAAAAATATTCGGCGGATGTCATCGTTCAAAAGAAAAGTCCGTCGGCCACATCTCGAATTTCCGACAAGATTATTGCACTGGGGGCCTCCACTGGCGGCACCGAAGCCATTAAAGAAGTATTGATGCGTTTACCGGCTAACACGCCGGCCATTGTGATTACACAACATATCCCGGCGACATTCAGTTTGCCGTTCGCGCAGCGCATGGATACGGTTTCCGAAATGACGGTGGTGCAAGCCGAAGACCGTCAACCGATTTTGCCGGGTCATGTGTATATCGCGCCGGGCGATAAACATTTATTGGTGGAAAAAGCCGGGGGCGGCTATATTTGCCGCTTGAATGACGGTCCGCCGGTCAATCGTCACAAGCCATCCGTGGATGTCATGTTCCGTACCGTGGTGCAGAATGTCGGCAAAAATGCCGTGGGTGTGTTGCTGACCGGCATGGGCGCGGACGGTGCCAAAGGCATGAAGGAGTTGCAGGAAATCGGTGTGCCGACCATCGCACAGGATGAAAAAACCAGTGTTGTTTGGGGGATGCCGGGTGAAGCTGTAAAACTTGGCGCCGCGGATCATGTGCTGCCGCTGGGTAAGGTGCCTGAAAAAATATTGGAACTGGTCAAAAAATAA
- a CDS encoding methyl-accepting chemotaxis protein — protein sequence MLHTFKQYWPAWLLTLLGVVLTFIDIPHIGAIALVLVSLIWTLSVAKVARESGAPTPAVVQAPAPMEASQSANFDATVIDDSLQVIMNDIDAVVDQEVEVIRGELLQVKELVAEAIETLNSSFMGLHNQTQEEYKMVVSLLDNLGGSGEGMSIQKFSAEIKDVLEFLITLLRNSSQRSNETVDKIDDMVSQIESIFALLEDVKGIADQTNLLALNAAIEAARAGEAGRGFAVVADEVRKLSLNSNQLNEQIRKQAEKAKQTVDQVRRRVMDTAEKDMQEANSSQDQVTVLVTDLESMNSGISNKLGDVSGIISEIEVSVSNAMRSLQFEDIVRQLVEQVLNHLENLSGFSHKINHFIEESKNDPVQSVAEHKQRLEAFRNTIHQEREEIESKRMRRVSSESMEEGEIDLF from the coding sequence ATGTTGCATACTTTTAAGCAATACTGGCCGGCTTGGCTCTTAACCCTGTTAGGGGTGGTATTGACCTTCATAGACATTCCGCATATCGGTGCCATTGCACTTGTTCTGGTTTCCTTGATTTGGACATTGTCCGTGGCAAAAGTTGCCAGGGAAAGCGGTGCTCCAACCCCCGCGGTTGTTCAAGCGCCAGCGCCGATGGAAGCTTCCCAGTCCGCTAACTTTGATGCTACGGTGATTGACGATTCACTGCAGGTCATCATGAATGATATCGATGCGGTGGTGGATCAGGAAGTCGAAGTGATCCGCGGTGAATTGCTGCAGGTCAAAGAATTGGTGGCTGAAGCGATTGAAACCCTGAACTCAAGCTTTATGGGACTGCACAACCAAACTCAGGAAGAGTACAAAATGGTGGTGTCTTTGCTGGATAACCTGGGCGGCAGTGGTGAAGGCATGAGTATTCAGAAATTTTCGGCCGAAATCAAAGATGTCTTGGAGTTTTTGATTACTCTATTGCGTAACTCCAGTCAGCGCAGTAATGAAACGGTCGATAAAATCGACGATATGGTCAGTCAGATCGAGTCGATTTTCGCCCTGCTGGAAGATGTGAAAGGTATTGCCGATCAGACGAATTTGTTGGCCTTGAATGCGGCGATTGAAGCGGCACGTGCTGGGGAAGCCGGGCGCGGTTTCGCGGTGGTGGCGGATGAAGTCCGTAAGTTGTCCTTGAACTCCAACCAGTTGAACGAGCAAATTCGTAAGCAGGCGGAAAAAGCCAAACAAACCGTTGACCAAGTCCGTCGTCGAGTGATGGATACCGCCGAAAAAGACATGCAGGAAGCCAATTCTTCGCAGGATCAGGTCACAGTGTTGGTCACCGATCTCGAATCGATGAACAGCGGTATTTCCAACAAGCTGGGTGATGTGTCCGGTATTATTTCCGAGATTGAAGTCAGTGTGTCGAACGCCATGCGCTCTTTGCAGTTCGAAGACATTGTCCGTCAGTTGGTCGAGCAGGTGCTCAACCATTTGGAGAATTTGAGTGGCTTTTCCCACAAAATCAACCACTTCATTGAAGAGAGTAAAAACGATCCGGTGCAATCGGTGGCGGAGCATAAGCAACGTTTGGAAGCCTTCCGAAACACCATTCACCAGGAACGTGAAGAGATTGAATCCAAGCGGATGCGACGGGTTTCTTCCGAGTCAATGGAAGAGGGTGAAATCGATTTGTTCTAA
- a CDS encoding Nif3-like dinuclear metal center hexameric protein: MYKLCFFVPETHLETVKAAVFEAGAGRIGDYDQCCWQVKGEGQFRPLSGSQPFLGTQGALENVAEYRVEMVMEQSCAKTVLKALKELHPYEEPAYDVMALVEGL; encoded by the coding sequence ATGTATAAATTGTGCTTTTTTGTCCCGGAAACACACTTGGAAACGGTCAAAGCGGCGGTGTTTGAAGCCGGGGCCGGACGCATCGGGGATTATGACCAGTGTTGTTGGCAAGTCAAAGGGGAAGGGCAGTTTCGCCCTTTGTCAGGCAGTCAGCCTTTTTTGGGGACGCAAGGAGCCCTGGAAAACGTGGCTGAGTATCGGGTGGAAATGGTCATGGAACAAAGCTGCGCTAAAACGGTTTTGAAAGCGTTGAAAGAATTGCACCCTTATGAAGAGCCGGCTTACGATGTGATGGCGTTGGTAGAGGGGTTATAG
- a CDS encoding FKBP-type peptidyl-prolyl cis-trans isomerase: MKKQLLTTVLLATLSSTGLTALADDTKLNSVDKKASYALGSDLAKNFQQQGVEIDIPALVLGMQDVMENKSLRLTDAEMQQAVNEVKKQVMQKQAEARKKLAEDNAQKGEAFLAKNKKRDDVKVTKSGLQYRIIEPGKGATPKEDDVLTANYKGTLIDGTEFDSSYSRGTPIEFQMGDVIPGWGEALKMMKPGAKWEIFVPPSLGYGSKGAGDIIGPNETLIFTIELIKAEKPAS, from the coding sequence ATGAAAAAACAATTACTCACCACAGTTCTGCTTGCGACGCTGTCCAGCACCGGTCTCACCGCGCTGGCCGACGACACCAAGTTGAACTCCGTTGACAAAAAAGCCAGCTACGCCCTCGGCTCCGACCTGGCCAAGAACTTCCAGCAACAAGGCGTTGAAATCGACATTCCGGCACTGGTTCTGGGCATGCAGGACGTGATGGAAAACAAATCCTTACGCTTGACCGACGCTGAAATGCAGCAAGCGGTCAATGAAGTGAAAAAACAGGTCATGCAAAAGCAGGCCGAAGCCCGTAAAAAACTCGCGGAAGACAACGCCCAGAAAGGCGAGGCTTTTTTGGCGAAAAACAAAAAACGTGACGATGTGAAAGTCACCAAAAGCGGTTTGCAGTACCGCATTATCGAGCCGGGCAAAGGTGCAACGCCAAAAGAAGACGATGTCTTGACCGCCAACTACAAAGGCACCTTGATTGACGGTACCGAATTCGACAGTTCTTACAGCCGCGGCACGCCGATTGAATTCCAGATGGGCGATGTCATCCCGGGCTGGGGTGAAGCTTTGAAAATGATGAAGCCGGGTGCAAAATGGGAAATTTTCGTGCCACCGTCACTGGGCTACGGTTCCAAAGGTGCGGGTGACATCATCGGACCGAATGAGACGCTGATTTTCACCATCGAACTGATTAAAGCCGAAAAACCAGCCTCCTAA
- the trxB gene encoding thioredoxin-disulfide reductase — translation MSKHCKLLILGSGPAGYTAAVYAARANLEPVMVTGMQQGGQLTTTTEVDNWPGDVEGLTGPDLMVRMQKHAERFGTEIIFDHIHTAELQQRPFKLIGDSGEYTCDALIIATGASAKYLGLESEEAFKGKGVSACATCDGFFYRNQKVAVIGGGNTAVEEALYLSNIAAEVTIVHRRDSFSSEKILADQLKEKAENGNIKIEYNSTLEEVLGDNMGVTGLRLKNTQSGDTKEIDVAGVFIAIGHTPNTGIFDGQLDMDHGYLKVQSGLQGNATQTSIPGIFAAGDVMDQVYKQAITSAGAGCMAALDAEKYLDHLESQS, via the coding sequence ATGTCAAAGCATTGCAAACTATTGATTCTCGGCTCCGGCCCAGCCGGTTACACCGCCGCCGTTTATGCCGCCCGCGCAAACCTGGAACCGGTCATGGTGACCGGGATGCAGCAAGGCGGTCAATTGACCACCACCACGGAAGTGGACAACTGGCCAGGAGACGTGGAAGGATTGACCGGCCCGGACTTGATGGTGCGCATGCAAAAACACGCCGAGCGTTTCGGCACCGAAATTATTTTCGACCACATCCACACCGCTGAATTACAGCAACGCCCATTCAAGCTAATTGGTGACAGCGGCGAGTACACCTGCGATGCGCTGATTATCGCGACCGGCGCTTCCGCCAAATACTTGGGACTGGAATCCGAAGAAGCCTTTAAAGGCAAAGGCGTTTCCGCTTGCGCAACTTGTGATGGTTTCTTTTACCGCAACCAAAAAGTCGCCGTCATCGGCGGCGGCAACACCGCCGTGGAAGAAGCCTTGTATCTGTCCAACATCGCCGCGGAAGTCACCATTGTGCACCGTCGCGACAGCTTCAGTTCGGAAAAAATTCTGGCCGACCAACTGAAAGAAAAAGCCGAAAACGGCAACATCAAGATTGAATACAACAGTACGTTGGAAGAAGTGCTGGGCGACAACATGGGCGTGACCGGATTGCGTTTGAAAAACACCCAAAGCGGCGACACCAAAGAAATCGACGTAGCAGGTGTCTTCATCGCCATCGGCCACACCCCGAACACCGGCATTTTCGACGGCCAACTGGACATGGACCACGGCTACCTGAAAGTACAGAGCGGCTTGCAAGGCAACGCCACTCAAACCTCCATCCCGGGCATTTTCGCCGCCGGCGACGTCATGGACCAGGTTTACAAACAAGCCATCACCTCCGCTGGTGCGGGCTGTATGGCCGCTCTGGATGCCGAGAAATACCTGGATCATCTGGAATCTCAAAGCTAA
- a CDS encoding DNA translocase FtsK gives MGFKQPKSADLVDDVQDADVSGRRVHWVVKDAILLACIGLAFFLFIVLFSYHPSDPGFDTVNEGQMAENYGGRTGAWISSLILYLFGIFGFLIPFGLLFAGMVTLKIRAGSEMDYVHFALSMLGLALLIVSGAGLSALYLEPQNAVIQLPYSGGGVLGYEFSAFLVGGIDLLGATLVLLVMFAIAFSMLTSFSWITIIDYTGVMVWKLLDKLKHEMDALRSDYQEKRQTRQDDALVADSTETRAPAILTPPNQAGKNADKTALEPVKKKSKVVEALAEKVKSKSKQMLESKGDGAETPRVEPTIDMDKLDESSSSEESSSVKVGKKAISNSTVPAVRSGELPSVELLNPVPEYDEGFSEDELTTLSLLLEKRLEEFGVKVKVEAVQPGPVVTRFEVLPAAGVKVSQINNLAKDLARVLSVKSVRVVDIIPGKSVVGIEIPNDEREVVSFREVISSDEFQNSKSPLTVALGKDIAGKAVVADISKMPHLLVAGTTGSGKSVGVNSMILSMLYKSTPEEVRLIMVDPKMLELSVYEDIPHLLTPVVTDMSEAANALRWSVYEMDRRYQLMAKLGVRNIAGYNAKVKGAIEKGEPIIDPLYQQPANFGHEMSEPPPTLEPLPYIVVVVDEFADMIMVVGKEVEQLIARIAQKARAAGIHLILATQRPSVNVITGLIKANIPTRISFMVNTKIDSRTILDQGGAEQLLGMGDMLFMPPGTGSPKRVHGAFMTDEEVHKVAEFVKSQGEPQYLESVTQANSGEKNDSLAEDAEQDLLYDQVVAFVLENQRVSVSLVQRQFKIGYNRAARIVEAMESAGVVSPMKANGNRDVLAPKPQD, from the coding sequence ATGGGATTTAAACAACCGAAATCAGCGGACCTGGTGGACGACGTGCAAGACGCCGACGTTTCCGGCCGCCGTGTGCACTGGGTCGTGAAAGACGCGATTTTGCTGGCCTGCATCGGTTTGGCGTTTTTCCTGTTTATCGTCTTGTTCAGCTATCATCCGAGCGACCCGGGCTTCGATACCGTCAATGAAGGTCAAATGGCGGAAAACTACGGTGGCCGCACCGGGGCTTGGATTTCCTCGCTTATCTTGTATTTGTTCGGCATTTTCGGTTTTCTGATTCCGTTTGGATTGCTGTTCGCCGGTATGGTGACCCTGAAAATCCGTGCCGGCTCGGAAATGGATTACGTGCATTTCGCCCTGAGTATGTTGGGGCTGGCGCTGTTGATTGTGTCCGGCGCCGGGTTGTCGGCCTTGTATCTTGAACCGCAGAATGCCGTGATTCAACTGCCGTATTCCGGCGGCGGTGTGCTCGGTTATGAGTTCAGCGCCTTTTTGGTGGGCGGTATCGATTTATTGGGGGCGACCCTGGTGCTGTTGGTGATGTTTGCGATTGCCTTCAGCATGTTGACCAGCTTTTCCTGGATCACCATTATCGATTACACCGGGGTGATGGTCTGGAAGCTGTTGGATAAACTGAAACACGAAATGGATGCTCTGCGTTCCGACTATCAGGAAAAACGCCAGACCAGGCAGGATGATGCCTTGGTAGCGGATTCAACGGAAACCCGTGCACCGGCGATTTTGACACCGCCGAACCAAGCGGGCAAAAATGCTGACAAAACCGCGCTGGAACCGGTCAAGAAAAAGTCCAAAGTGGTCGAGGCCCTGGCGGAAAAGGTCAAGTCGAAAAGCAAACAGATGCTGGAAAGCAAAGGCGACGGTGCTGAAACGCCGCGTGTCGAACCCACGATTGATATGGATAAGTTGGACGAGTCGTCGTCTTCGGAAGAATCGTCGTCGGTCAAAGTCGGCAAGAAAGCCATTTCCAACAGTACGGTGCCGGCGGTGCGTTCCGGCGAGTTGCCGAGTGTGGAACTGTTGAATCCGGTACCGGAATATGATGAAGGGTTTTCCGAAGACGAGCTGACCACCTTGTCGTTGTTATTGGAAAAACGTCTGGAAGAGTTCGGCGTCAAGGTGAAAGTCGAAGCGGTACAGCCGGGGCCGGTGGTCACGCGCTTTGAAGTCTTGCCGGCGGCCGGGGTCAAGGTCAGCCAAATCAATAATCTCGCCAAGGATTTGGCGCGGGTCTTGTCGGTCAAGTCTGTGCGTGTAGTCGACATCATTCCGGGTAAATCCGTGGTGGGAATCGAAATTCCAAACGATGAACGAGAGGTCGTAAGCTTCCGCGAAGTGATTTCATCCGATGAATTCCAAAATTCCAAATCGCCGCTGACCGTGGCGCTGGGCAAAGACATTGCCGGCAAGGCCGTGGTGGCGGATATCTCCAAAATGCCGCACTTGCTGGTGGCGGGAACCACCGGTTCCGGTAAATCGGTCGGTGTGAACAGCATGATTTTGAGTATGTTGTATAAGAGCACGCCGGAAGAAGTGCGCTTGATTATGGTCGATCCGAAAATGTTGGAATTGTCGGTGTACGAAGACATTCCGCATTTGTTGACGCCGGTGGTCACGGATATGTCCGAAGCGGCTAATGCCTTGCGTTGGAGTGTGTATGAAATGGACCGCCGTTATCAATTGATGGCGAAGCTCGGGGTGCGCAATATCGCCGGGTACAATGCCAAAGTCAAAGGCGCAATTGAAAAGGGCGAACCCATTATCGACCCGCTGTATCAGCAACCGGCCAACTTTGGACACGAAATGAGTGAGCCGCCACCGACCTTGGAACCCTTGCCCTACATTGTTGTGGTGGTGGACGAGTTCGCCGATATGATTATGGTGGTCGGTAAGGAAGTCGAGCAGTTGATTGCCCGTATCGCCCAGAAAGCGCGTGCCGCCGGGATTCACTTGATTTTGGCAACACAACGGCCGTCGGTCAACGTCATCACCGGTTTGATCAAAGCCAACATCCCGACGCGGATTTCCTTTATGGTCAACACCAAAATCGACTCGCGTACCATTCTGGATCAAGGCGGCGCCGAGCAGTTGCTGGGCATGGGGGATATGCTGTTCATGCCGCCGGGCACCGGCAGCCCGAAACGGGTGCACGGCGCGTTTATGACGGATGAAGAAGTCCATAAGGTGGCGGAGTTCGTCAAATCGCAAGGCGAGCCGCAATACTTGGAAAGCGTGACTCAGGCCAATTCGGGTGAAAAGAATGACAGTTTGGCGGAAGATGCCGAACAAGATTTACTTTACGACCAAGTGGTGGCGTTTGTATTGGAAAACCAGCGGGTGTCGGTGTCCTTGGTGCAGCGTCAGTTTAAAATCGGTTATAACCGTGCGGCACGTATTGTCGAGGCGATGGAATCCGCCGGCGTGGTGTCGCCGATGAAAGCCAACGGTAACCGCGATGTGTTGGCGCCCAAACCGCAGGATTAA
- the lolA gene encoding outer membrane lipoprotein chaperone LolA: MQSNMQCNPLKRRSGVARFFIGLLLMWPMQMALAAKAQVADLNRFVSNLETFSASFEQTQPEENLFEMNSSKGYFVMQRPGQLLWVYEKPDPQKIISDGRNVWVYDVELDQATVRPLSSVEADFPLSWLLYKEPLSERFNIIPGDVRNGESWFNLTPKDGTFFQSLDVAIADGKMTQIWMYQSVDNITKVKFNNIRQNQSVNTSDFEFTPPKGVDVIGQPVR; this comes from the coding sequence ATGCAGTCGAATATGCAGTGTAATCCATTGAAGCGCCGCTCAGGTGTGGCGCGGTTTTTCATCGGTCTCCTATTGATGTGGCCGATGCAGATGGCCCTGGCGGCCAAAGCCCAAGTGGCGGACTTGAACCGTTTCGTTTCGAACCTGGAAACCTTCAGCGCCAGCTTCGAACAAACTCAACCGGAAGAAAACCTGTTTGAAATGAACAGTTCCAAAGGGTATTTCGTCATGCAACGCCCGGGGCAACTGTTGTGGGTGTATGAAAAGCCGGACCCGCAGAAAATCATTTCCGACGGACGCAATGTCTGGGTGTACGACGTCGAGCTGGATCAAGCCACCGTGCGCCCACTCAGCTCGGTGGAAGCGGATTTTCCGTTGAGTTGGTTGCTGTATAAAGAACCGTTGTCGGAACGTTTCAATATCATTCCCGGAGACGTGCGCAACGGGGAAAGCTGGTTCAACCTGACGCCGAAAGACGGCACCTTTTTCCAAAGTTTGGACGTGGCGATTGCCGATGGCAAGATGACGCAGATTTGGATGTATCAATCCGTGGACAACATCACCAAGGTGAAGTTCAATAACATCCGTCAAAACCAGTCGGTGAACACCTCGGATTTCGAGTTTACGCCGCCGAAAGGGGTGGACGTCATCGGTCAGCCGGTGCGATAA